The window AGAAATTCAGAATGCCCTCGAGCTGAATACGTCGCTCATCTTCCAACGCCTGCTCAGCCCGCTCGATGATACGGCGGAGTCCCAAGAAATTCGATTCGGCCGTCGCGCCGTTGGCGTTTTGATTGAAGAGATATTGATCCCGCCCGATCTTGTCGTAGCGGTTGGTGACGCCATCGACGACATAAGGATCCACGCCGTAACTGAGGGCCAACGTTATCCCATCTGCGGGCTGATAGGCCAATTCAAGGTAGGAGCAATGGTAGGACTCTTTCAATTCCAAAACCGGATCATCATATTTCGCGATTCGAGTCTCGCAGGAAAGCCGCCAATCCTCATAGATAAATCCTCGAAGCTGCAAAATCGTTTCGAGATACTTGGGTTTGCCGTCAAAGCCTTCCGCGCTGAAGGTTCCTTCATAAATCAAATCGACCTTGTGGTCCTGCTCGAGATGGAATGTTAAATCGGGGTGCCAGACAAAGGCGTCCCGGCCGCCGAGCAGCGTCATCCGGTGGTAGGAAACCTGATGTTCGCCGTTCTCCAACCAGAGATTTCTCGTATCAAACCAGAACTGGCTCTCCCACGGGGCGTCATCAGCATATGAGAAATTGTGGAATTCAAAGGCGATTTTCGTGTCGGCCGCCAGCCCCAGCAGCGGAAAATGAAATCCGGCGCTGTTGAACTCACCGCGCCAGATCGTCACCGAGTTTTCAATGTTATGATGCGGCGGCGTTTCCATCGCCGACATGGCTAGAGCATCAAGGTCATGATCTTGATACTCCATCGACAACCGCCATTTGGCGCCGAAGAATCCCTTATCCCACTGCAGTCCGAGCCACATTCTATTTGAGCTGTCCAGGTCGAAATCCCGGCCTCCGACCGCTGACGTCTCGGTGAAGCGTGAAATCCGGCCTGCCAGCGTGTCCTCTTCAGCGACTGTTTGGAGCACGGCTTTGCTCTTGGAGCCCGAGAAGGTCTCAATCCAAGCCGATCCATGAAGATACTCCAGATCAATTATCAGATTCTCAGCCGCATCGAATTGTATATCTCCGCCCATGAATTGCGCCCGCTCAAAAGTGGCGCCATATTCATAAAGCTCCCCGGTCGTCCGGCTTGCATCGCTCGTGTCGACCTCCATGAAGGCCAGGGAGCCGGGATTAAAACCGCGGTTCAGCCGGTACGAGACGCCCAGACGGATCCTTCCATCGAACATCCGGTCAAGCCGCCGCTTAACCCGCAGCGCGGCGACATCCATTCCATTGTCGGTATCGTTCATCCGGTAATCAAAAACCTTGTCGGTCTTAAATCCAAGCAACCCCCCATCGAGAAAAACGCGGTGTTCCTCCGACCCGAGGGTATTGATTTCAATACCGGGATGATCTGTTCCGCCCGGTTCCGAGTCATCGGAATAGATAAGCTCAAAATCAAATTTGCGGATCTTTTTCTTCGCTTGCACGCCGACCGCGTTGAACCCGTAAGCATGATGATAGATGCCGATATCCCCGATGAGATGGAGGGGATCATCCCAAATCCCGATTTCATCGCCGTCCCAGGCCTTGAGGTAGATGCTGGGATTATTGACTATCAGCGATCCGCGATCGAAGTTGAGCCTGGTTTGATAAAAATCCACATTCTCCGATTCATTATTAATGTTGGTAAGGATATAGGCTTCCATATCCTCATTGACCCTGACCCTGAAACCGAGATCCATATCGAGTTTCGGGCGGTGCAGCTCATAGCGCGCATCGGGCCCTTTGGATTTTTCCGAGAGATAGAGGGCGATGGTCCGCCCCTCGATCCACAGCTTGGGACTCAACGGGGTATTTGATGTCGCCTTCATTGCGATGAGAGCGCCTTCGGATGAGACCGTGATGCCGGAATTTCCATATTCACCGACCGTGACGGGATTCTCCGGATCGGCCATCCACTGTCCATCCACGACGAACTTGTACTCATGCTGCCCGGGTTCAAGCTCGATGACGGCGCTCCAAAGATCGCCGTCTTTCCCCATGGGATTCGCCGTCGCCGACCAATTGTTAAAATCACCGGCGAGGGCCACGGACAGGGCCGCGGGAGCGATATGGGTAAATCGAATGCCGTCGCCTGTGGATTCCACCGCGGCGTGACCCGGTGCGATCGATAGTGCAAAACTGATCATGAGCAAAATCGTGCGGCCCAAATTCCCTATTCCAAGACGCCGCCCGGCGCATTCCGTCCGATGGCAAGTTCCTGCTTCCATTAGAAGTACCCCTTGATGATCAGTTTGACCAAATCCTGATTATCCCCGCTCCCCGCCAGATCGTTGTCATCTACGGGATCGGGAGTATCTCCAATCCAATTGGGACCATACTCAAGGAAGATATCCATATTCCCCCGCGGCCTATACTGAAGCTGGGTAAACAATCCCTTTCGCAAACGAGCCGGATCATTTCCGAAGGCGTAGCGGCCGTATAGCTTTAACTTATCCGTCAGGTTGACCGACGTTTCCAATGACCCCAGTTCCTTCCGGCGGGAAGATCCGAGATTTTTGATCTTTCCCTGGACGCGCATCCAGGCCAGAGAGCTCTCAACCTGAATTTCAGCGAATAAGTCTTTATTGGTAGTGATATCCGTATATCGCGGATCGCCATAATCCCGAGTCTTTCGATTCGAGTACGACATCTTCGACGTGAAGCCGTTTTCATATTCCGTGTAGATCTCGCCATAGAATTCCGTATAATGCTTCTTATCGAACTCGCGGTTTACGGTGCTTGTATAATTCAGCGATAAAGTGACGGCTCTCTGCGGAATCAAATACCATGTATTGATCCAGACACCCTGCTCGTCTTTCTTTCCATCTCCGAGCGGATTGACAAAACCAGGACCGTAATACCAGAAAGTGGGTACAATATTGTAATAACCGAGGGCCGGGCTTCCGAAGCGAATGGACCGAATCTCGCCCCGCAACACTGCGTCGGGCGGCAGCCAGTTTTCCATATGTTTCAAGTTCATGCGCCGCAGATGCCACACACCGTACATGTGCTCGGGCGTGTTTTTAGACTGGGATTCGGCGTATTCGAGCAGAATATCGGTGTTGCGCCAGGTATAACGCAGATCGCCGGCCATGACGCCCTGGTAGGCGTCGGGATCGGCATCCTGCCCTTCCATCCTCCTGTTGAATGTCAGTCCGGCCCGCAAATCATTATTGAAGAACAACCGTCTCAAGCGCGCCACATAGGCGTCGTCGGTGCCGACCGGCGCTCCCGCTTGGGATCCGGCGCCCGGGTTCGACTGCCCGCTATAGTCACTGGCGATAAATGTGAAATTTGTTCCCTTCAAGCCCCAGATGTCGAATCTCGCGCCCTGGGCGTTGTCTGAATCCTTCAGCTTGTCGGATTGAACAACTTGGATAAGATGATTCTCAACCCAGTACCGGTCTTGGCGTTGAAAAAGGTACACATCGCCGCCGTAGCCATCCCGGTCGAGGCGGTAGCGGACATGACTCTCCCGGTATTGAAAGACGGGGTTCTCCCATTCATTGGATCCGGGATTCCAATCCGCCTCGAATTTGACAAAAGCCTCGGTATTGGGGAAGGGCGCGGAGAAGATGCGGAAATTCACGCCGTTCCATGTGTCGCCGTTGTTTGCATCGTAATCCCACGGGAAAGAGCGATACTGTTTGCGGGAGTCGATCATGATTTGGTACTCGCCTTCAACTTTTGTCAAAGCTAAGACGGCGGGTGCGGCCGTCATAAGAAGCAGGGCCGCCAGCAGGATGATTGCCGGCCCGTTGATCGGCGAATTCCCGAATCTCTTATATCGCTTTAATCTTCTCACCATCGGCTCCCCCCAAAGGGGATGCGCAGGGAGACTTCATAAGAGGCTCCCAACTCGTTGTGCGTTTCAAAGGCGACATCCACCAGGTAACGTCCCGTTTTCAAACCGGCTCCTCCGGAGAACCGATTTATAGAGAACCCGGTTCTCAGACCGAAAACATCGTAAAACCAGACTTCCCCGCCCGCATGCAGCGTCCATTCTCCCGAGGCTTCCCGCGTATACGCGCCGGTAACGGTTGAAGAAGGATTCCAGCGGTAAGCGACACCGAGATCCTGTGTATGGTAGAGAATGGTTCCGCCGCCCGAACCGGCAAAATTAAAGCGGGGTTCTCCCAGGTTGCGGGCGACATAACTCAAGGAGAGACGGCGGCCGACACTAAGCAGTGTCCCGATATCCCCGGTAAAATGCACCTCCTGGCCATAATCCTTTTCGAGCTGGGAATCATATCCGACATGCGCGAGCTTTAAATTTCCACCGACCGAGCAGGCATATCTGCCGCCCGGGGCCAGAAGATCCCTCGCCAGGCCGAGCGTGATCAGATTCTCTCCCATCACGCCGCTGATCCCCGTGTGATGCCACGAGAGTCCGACTGAGACGTCATTCCGCGGCAGGGCAAAACCCATATAGCTCGATTGAAGGTTGGAGATGGCATAGGGCTTGGCATACATGAGGAGGATGTCACCCCGCTGCAGCGTCACCAATGCCGCGGGATTCCAATACGCCGCGGAGGCGTCATCGACCAGCGCGGAGTAAGCGCCCCCCATGCCGGTCGCCCGCGCGCCCGCGTGAATCTTCTCAAAATACGCGCCGGCCGGACGGGGCGATAACAATACCGCCGGGAAAACAACCAGGAGAACCGTGAAGCAGAGCCGCCTTATTCCTATATTTCGTTCCGCCATCATCGCACCACCGAAAATGCTTTTTGAACCCGGCTTAATCCAGGCTCCAGGACAACACTGATAATGTATATGCCGCCGTGAACATACGAACCGTCTTCGGCCATCCCGTACCAAAGATCCTTTTCTTCATCGTATGGGTCATTCTTTGTGCGCGGATCCCTCTCATATAGTGTGATGACTTCATCTCCCGCCATATCGAATATCCGCGCCGTGATCAGGGCATCCGACTGTTCAAAATTGACATGGAACCGCATGGCGATTCCTTCTTCGGGGGAAGCGATGGGCGAATCGAGAATGAGGTTCTTGAATTTGCACTCGACGCCGCGGACCGGCGGTGTGCGCTTGAATGTGATTCTATCCTTGGGTTCGATGCCGAAATCGGGAACCGCTTCGATGCTGTCTGTGTCGAGGGGCACGATGGCGTAGTTGTCAATGAGGACCTGATCGGAGCTCTCGTTTGTGTGCCCGCAGAAATTATCAGGGGCGGAGTCGGGCCCACCGGTTCCATCGGCGCCGGCGGTGACGACCGCGGCGATTTTGAGAACACTCATGCCGTCGGGGATCACCCAGACATTCGTTCCAAGATCGGGCTGGAACTCCTCCGAGGACAACCCCAAGAAGATCAGCGACCAGGGTATCGCCGCTTCCATCGAGCGGCCCGGTGAACTCTGCTGAAACGTCGCCAAGGTGAGGAAAGATGAAGAGGGAACCTCGGTCACATGATTCGGTCCGTCGTACATCATGAGCCGGGGCTGGGAATTGCCATCCCATGTCGCTAAAAACATCTCCGGCGCAAAATCCTGGGCGAAGACAAAGTTCCTCCGCCATGAATTAAGCTCGGTCATGCCGGTCAGGCCGTTATCGGCCTCTGTCTCGGGGTCGCGATCCGTGACATCGAGCAGAAGAATAACATTATTGTCAAAGATAAACCCGTCAACGGCGACGTAGAGGTTTTGGGCGTCCCAAGTGACCTTGATCTGATTAATGTCGTTGAAGGCGCCCCACTTGGAGTCGTTCGTTGATTCTTCGGCCACGAGGAGATCGGGATTGATGCCAAAAACCGACTCCCCTTCGGTGAACTCTGTCGAGAAACCGTCGATCGACATTCGGGAGGAGAGATTGATCGCCGTTTCGGCATGGGCCCCGCAAGCCGGACAGAGCACTATGAGTAACAGTATGTACAGGAATCTGTTACGCGATCGTTCCTTCATCCGCCCCCCTATCCTTTGAACCCATTTTGCCGGATTCCGGTGTCGGCGCCTTGAGGCTTCCCTGAAAGCATGACTCCGACGTACTATAGGATCCTCTCGGTCTCTCCGGCAAGCGTCTTGCCACGAGGCCGGGCAGAAATCCGACTTTCGGGAAATCCGGGAATCGGGGGATCAGAACCGCAGGAGTGCCTGAAGGGGGGGAGTCATGGCCGCATCAAGGATATCCCGGCTGAATTCCGGCAACCGGTCTTTATACAGTGAATGGAGTGGTTTCTTTTGGCCAGGAAAAATCCTTTGGGGATTTCTTCTGGGAGCGGCCGCGGTCGCCCTTCTTGGATTCGCTATCGGTTCCTCTCAGGCGGTTGATATAACATTTCATTATCAGCCGGTAAACGCGGGGGCGGATGTCTTTCTCGCCGGAACCTTTAATAATTGGTCTCCGACCGCGAACAAGATGACCGACGATAACGGCGACGGTGTCTTTGAATATACAATGGATCTGGCGCCAGGACGGTATGAATACAAATTCGTCGTGAATGGAACCTGGTATGAAGATTTGAGCGCCGGTGAGTTTGTCGATGACACCCATGGCGGCCGAAACTCGATACTCAATGTGGGTGAAGACGGTATCATCGCTCCGCCGCAGGTTTCGCCGGCCGGTACGATAACAACCCCCGCGGGGGCCGATGCCGGCGCCGGACACCCGGTGACCTTTACTTACACACCGATGGTGCCGACGGACAATATCTTTTTGGCGGGTACTTTCAACAACTGGTCGCCGACGGCGATGCGCATGACCGATGCAGACGGCAATAATGTCTACGAATATACGTTGAATCTCGAGCCCGGCCGGTATGAATACAAATTTGTCGTCAACGGCACCTGGTATGAAGACCAGAAGGCCGGTGAGTTTGCCGATGACGGCCTCGGCGGGAAAAACTCGATTCTCAATGTCGGTGAAGGCGGCGTGATTCCCTCCGCAGGCGGCTCAATGGGCGGCGCCATGGGCGAAGGCTCGAGTGCGCCGGCGCCGGAGGGTGTTTTCCAGGTCGCCTTCTCGTACACGCCGGATAAAACGCCGCAGAAGGTCTTTATTGCCGGATCGTTCAATGATTGGTCCGCCACATCGAACCCGATGGCGGACCCCGAGGGTGATGGCACCTATTCCATTAATCTTGTGTTGCCGGGCGGGACGCACAAATACAAATTCGTCGTCGACGGCGTCTGGCTGCACGACCCCAAGGCCGTCGAACAGGTCGATGACGGATTCGGCGGCAGGAATTCCGTGATTCACATCGACGAAAGCTTCAAGAAAATCGATCTGAAAAAGGGAGACGGCAAGATCTTCACCGACGGTATCACGCACTCCTTCTCTCTTTCCGAGCGAAACATGATATCAAACCAAGAAGTCCTCTTCCGTGCGCGCGCTTATACCGGAGACGTCGAATCGGTTTCACTCGCCTGGAGAGCCGATGGCGAGTGGACCAGAGTGCCGATGGAGCGCCTGTCGGGAGACACCGCATTTGACTATTATGAAACAATGCTTTCTTCGGATCAGGATTTGAAGCCCTTTCATTACGCCTTTGTCTATGTTGACGGCAAAACCGAGCTCTGGCTTGGGCCGGATGGCTTTGCCAAGAACGGCTCCTCAATGGCCGGATTCGCTTTTGATCCGGCGACGGTGGAACGTCTAAGAATACCCTTGTGGGTGCGCGACGGCGTCTTCTATCAGATCTTCCCGGAACGCTTTTACAATGGCGACAAGTCAAACGATCCCGATTTCAAGGAATGGTACTATGAGGGGAAAACAAGCCTTCCCCGCGTCGGCCTCTTTGACGGAGAATATTACCATCTCGTCAAGGACTGGTACGATGTCGGCGGTCTCAAAAAAAGCCCCTACCGCTCCGACGGGAATCCCGATTGGTACTCTTTCTACGGGGGTGATATCGCCGGTGTTATGGAGAAAATTCCTTATCTCCAGGATTTGGGTATCACCATTATCTATTTCAATCCGGTTTTTCAGGCCCGCTCAAGCCACAAATACGACACGATCGATTATATGACGGTCGACCCCCATTTTGCCGATGAGGCTCTCTTTAAGAAATTTGTTCAAAAGGCCCACGCCGCGGGAATCCGCATTATTATCGATGTCGTCTTCAATCATACCGGCGACGCCCATTGGGCTTTTCAGGATATTGTCAAGAACGGGCCCGAATCAAAATATTGGAACTGGTACGAATGGAAGAAGTGGCCCCTGCCCGATCCCCGGCCCGCCGATTTCAGAGCGGAGAATTATTACGCCTGCTGGTGGAATTACGGCAGCCTGCCCGATCTGAATTTCGATCTCAGCCTGCCCAATCCGGATGAAAATTCGGTTGTTGATATAGAGAAGGCGACGCCGAATTGGCCGATGATCAATTACCTGCTCGAGTCGACCCGCTACTGGTTCTCAACACTCGATATTGATGGCGTTCGTCTCGATGTACCCAACGAAGCGCCGTTGTGGTTCTGGAAACTCTTCGCCGCCGAAGTCCGCAAGGCGAAGCCCGACTCCTATATCATCGCCGAATTATGGGGTGACGCCTCCGGTTGGATCAGCCCCGATATGGTCGACGCCACGATGAACTACCGTTTCTTCAAGGATCCGGTGATGAAATGGATCGGCAAGGGCGAGGGTTCCGCCGCCGCATTCGACCGCGAGTTGGCGCCGGGGCGTTCGGTTTATGCCCCCCAATCCCAGCAGATTATGATGAACCTCATCGACAGCCATGACACGGTTCGTTTTCTCACCGACGCGGGCAAGGATATCCGTCGTCTCATGCTGGCCGCTGTCTTCCAGATGACGTATGTCGGCACACCGCACATCTACTATGGCGACGAGGTCGCGATGGAAGGGAACAAAGATCCCGACTGCCGGCGGCCGTTCTATTGGAAATACGCCGAGGAAGGCCGCCGCGTTATCCTTCGCGATCATTACCAGAAGCTCATAAAAATCCGGCGTAACCTTCCCGTGCTGCGCCGGGGATCGTTTAGTACAATCCTGGCCGAAGGTCAAACCCTCGCCTATCTTCGCAGTGATCCCGACGCTCTGATCCTTGTCGTCTTGAACAATGCCGACAAAATGATCGAGGTGTCGATTCCACTCGGCGGAATCGATCGGATAAAAACGGGCGCGACCTTTGAGAATCTCATGGGAGGCGGCACATTAAAGATGGACGGCTCGATACTCAAGGTCAAAGTTGATCCGATTTCAGGTACTATTTTCAAGCTGATGCCCTAAGCGCCGTGAATCGGCTTTTGTTCAAACGATGGCATCAAGCTCGGATGGCGGCGATGGCGGCCCGGTTCGCCTTCGCCTGGATCCTCATCGGCTTTTTCACCGCCGGCGCCCTGGCCGCTGAGCCGGATATCATCTCCGAATCGAGAACGGAGCTTCAAATGAGTTCATCCATTGAATTCAATGTTGATTCTCTGGCCATCGTGGTGACGCGGGATCATCCCCGGGAGTTTATCTATACCGACAAGGGTGCGGCCCACCTCGCCGGTGAAGCGGTGGGACCCGATACCCGGAGTTATCACGGCTTTTACATTGCGATGCATGAGATCCTGGATGGATGGTCGCTGCGTCTCGAAAACGGCGCCGAGATCGGACCGGAAACATCGCTCTCGGCGACCGTCTGGCCCGACCGGATCGAGCGCCTGCACCGGCTTCCCGGCGGACAGCTGGTCACCGAGGTGATCACCCTCTTCGACCGCTCCAACGGTTTTCGCGTGCTCTACCAGAATGTTCCCGCGGGCCGGTTTGAATTGATCCCCCGCGTCGACATGCGTTTTCTTTGGAGTACCGGGCAACCGGAATACCGGATCGAATGGCGGGACGGATTTCTGCTCATCGCGCGCGAGGATGAAATCGCATCGACCCAGCCGCTGGATCATCCCCCATGGTTGGCGATCGCCGTCAAGGGCGCCGAAGAATTCCGCGAAAAGGGAACCTATCACAAAACAATTTATCCCAAAGACGCGGCCCGGAGGGCGATGGGCGAGGCCTTCCCCTACATACCCGGCAGGATCACGGGCAGGATTCCCCCGCCGGTCCCGGAGGCCGATATCGAGATCATCTTCGCCGCCGACGTCACGGCCGATGCGGCCGCCGCAAGCGCCCGGCGCTTGCGGGCCGACGCTGATCGACTGGCTCAAGCGCGCCGGGATCGCCTCACGGACCTCATTCAAAACGCGCGCATTCAAACCGGCGTCGAGAAAGACGACCATGCTTTGGCTTGGGCGCGGATCTCCCTCGACAACCTGATCATGAATCAGCGCGGCGCCGGAATTTATGCCGGCTTTTACTGGTTCACAACCTATTGGGGACGGGATACCTTTATTGTTCTCCCCGGCGCTTGTATAACCAATGGCGATTTCAGTACCGCCGAAACAGTGCTGCGATCCTTCGCCACATTCCAAGCGACCGATCCCAACAACCCACACGAGGGACGCCTGCCCAACTTTGTCACGGTCGAGCAGGTTCAGTTTGCGGGGATCGACGGCACCTGGTGGTTTGTTCGCGCCCTCGACGAACTTTGGCGCCGATCAGGCTGGGATGATTTTGCGCGCGAGATGACGCCCGTCGTTCTCCGCGCCGTCGAGGGGGCGTTGCGCCATGCCGTCGATGAGCATGGTTTCCTACAACACGGCGACGGCGAAACATGGATGGACGCCGGCGGCGAAGCCCATCCCTACTCACCGCGGGGGAACCGGGCCATAGAAGTGCAGGCGCTCTTTCACCGCGGTCTCCTTACAGCTTCGCGATTGGCCGCACGCTTCTCCGACGATGCCGAACTGTCTTCCCGCTATCAACATCGCGCGGATCAACTCGCAGCGAACTTCCATCAGTATTTCACGGCGGATGATCATTTCACCGACCATCTGAATCCCGACGGCTCGCAGGATACTCAAATCCGTCCCAATGCCTTGTTGGCGGTGATGGCGTCACCGACATTGTTCAGCGATGATCAACGCCGGATGATCACACGGCGCGCGGCGGAATATCTCGTGAAACCCTGGGGGATCCTTTCGTTGAATGAAGAGGATCCCGCTTTTCATCCAAAACATCTCGATCTTGCGAACTACTATTACGATGAAGCCTATCACAATGGCGACATTTGGCTTTGGCTGTCGGGCCCGTATGTCTCGGCCGGCGCCGATCCCCGTGCGGCCTTCGGCCAGACGCGGATGCTTCTCGACGAGATTATGGATGAGGGCGCCGTGGGAACACTCCAAGAGATCCGCGATGGCGCCCGTGCGAGCTCCAATGATGAGTTCGGCGGCGCCACCAGCCAGGCCTGGTCGCTTTCAGAGTTGTTGCGAACCATCGCCGACGATTACATGGGCCTCTCCGTCGATCTCACGCAGGATCCGCCGCATGTCAGCGTGATGCCCAATCTCCCCGATGAATGGCCCGGCTTATCGATGAGAACACGCATCGGGGTTCATGATGTGCTCGTTGAGTGCCGCCGGGGATCCGACGGTGATGCCGACGAGGTCACTCTGACTTTCGACCACCTGCTTCCGGAGGATTGGAAGATCGAGATGAAAGGCGGCGGGAAAATGATGATCAAATCCGCCAAACAAGCGCCTTCGCAAGAAAAATAGATTCTCTTTAGGTAATCCTCAGGTTCCGCTGACTCCAATGTTTATATAATAAGGGTATAGACGACATACCGTGCTTCGGCTTGGACCCAACGACCCAAACGAAAGGAGCTTCCGGATGCGTTTCAGCACTCCTTTGCTGTCCGCCCTTCTACTCATAGGGGTCTGGTTGCCGGCCGCCCATGCCGGAACCCGCGAATACGCCGTCGAGGTCAGCGCCGTTGTCCAGGATTCCCCGCCCAGGATAGATCTCTCCTGGCCGGCCGATCCGACAGCGCCCGAGATCTTCATCTATCGAAGAACAGAAGGGGATTCTTCCTGGTCCGCTCCGATCGCCCACCTCGACGGCAGCGCCACCAGTTTCACGGATTCCGATGTCATCTGTGGCAGGGGTTATGAATACGCATTCCGCAAGACGCTCGGATTCTTTTCAGACACGATTCAGGTACCCAATGGATCCGATCTCACCTTTGCCATTTATGACGCCTGGCACGACGGAATGTGCTGCTACCACGGCCTGGGGGCCTATGAAGTCGCCGGATGCGGCGTCGTCTACGCCGCAGGAGGAAGTTTCGGAGCAGAGGAAATCACCGCCTTCACATTGGGTAGCCCGGAGGAACCGTGCAACGAGTTGATTGTTAACGTGACCCTTGATGTTTATGGACAAGAGACCACCTGGCGGCTCAGCGAAGAGGCCTCGGGAGCGGTGCTGGCCGAGGGCGGGCCCTACGCCCCGCCGCACTTCGGCCATCTTTTTGCCGGCATTAAGTACCCGGCGATTGAGAATCGTGGAACGATCCTCCTACTGGTAGAGGAATCACTGAGTGCACCGCTCGCGGACAGGCTTCAGCGGCTTGAAATGGACCTGATAGCCGATGGCTACCAGGTGCGCCGCCGCACGGTCAACCGCAACGACGAGGTGCCCGCCGTCAAAGCGCTCATCCTGGCGGAGCGGGCCGGCGACCCAAGCATGGAAACACTCTTCCTCCTCGGGCGCATTCCTGTCCCTTATTCCGGAAACATCATGGAACATAGCGATCACTGCGGGGCGTGGCCGGCCGACACTTACTACGGCGAACTGGACGGAACATGGACCGACCTGTCGGTGAACAATACGACCGCCTCCCGGCCGGAGAATCACAATATCCCGGGTGACGGCAAGTTCGATCAGACTTTTCTTCCCTCGGATATGGATTTGCAGGTCGGGAGAGTGGATCTGGCCAATATGTCGGTCTTTGCAGAGGATGAACAGGCGCTTATCGCGCGCTATCTGGATAAGAACCACGCTTTCCGCGCGGGCCAGCAAACCACCATCCGCCGGGGTCTGATCGACGACAATGTCGGGGAACTCTATGGATTGGCTCCCGCCGCAACGGGGTGGCGTTATTTCACCGGCCTCTTCGGCGCCGGCGCGGTGTCTGAGGGGGATTTCTTTCCAACGCTCGAGAGCGAGAGCTACTTGTGGTGCTACGGATGTGGAGCGGGGAGTTATACAAGTTGCGCCGGGGTGGGCACATCTTATGACTTCGCAACGCGGCCTGTTACTTCCGTCTTCACCTCTCTCTACGGGAGTTATTTCGGGGACTGGGATTCAACCAACAACCTTCTACGCGCCATGTTGGGCGCGCAGGGGCAGCCGCTTGTCTGCGTCTATTCCGGCCGGCCCAATTGGCACCTTCATCATATGGCATTGGGTCATTCGATCGGGTATAGCACCAGATTGACACAGAACAATATCAATCAGTATACCAGCAGTGATTGCATCCGGCAGGTTCCCACCGCGTTGATGGGCGATCCGACACTCAAGCTTCACGTGCTGGCCTCCCCCTCTCAATTGCAAACCACCATACTGCCCGGCGAACAAGTGGAATTGACCTGGACTTCGGCGGGTAGCGGCCTGGAAGGGTATCACATCTATCGCGCGCCATCGATCCGCGCCGCATTTGAACGTATCAATGAGACCCCGGTCGATGGGCTCACCTGGATCGACGCATCTCCCTCGGAGGGGATGAATGTCTATATGGTGCGGGCCATAAAGTTGGAAACCAGCGGCAGCGGAACATACTACAACCTGAGCCCAGGGACATTTGACTCGCTGAATGTTTCATCCTCGGTCGATGAGACATTGTTCGGCGCCGGCACAATCCGCAATTTCCCAAATCCTTTTGTGGAAGGCACGGTTCTGCACTTTGATCAGCCCCAGGCATCCCGCGGATTAATAAGAGTCTTCAATGTGACCGGCGGCCTGGTGCGCACTTTGTTTGATGGAGAGCTGACAGCCGGCAAGCAGAGCATTGCTTGG is drawn from Candidatus Eisenbacteria bacterium and contains these coding sequences:
- a CDS encoding glycogen-binding domain-containing protein, giving the protein MISFALSIAPGHAAVESTGDGIRFTHIAPAALSVALAGDFNNWSATANPMGKDGDLWSAVIELEPGQHEYKFVVDGQWMADPENPVTVGEYGNSGITVSSEGALIAMKATSNTPLSPKLWIEGRTIALYLSEKSKGPDARYELHRPKLDMDLGFRVRVNEDMEAYILTNINNESENVDFYQTRLNFDRGSLIVNNPSIYLKAWDGDEIGIWDDPLHLIGDIGIYHHAYGFNAVGVQAKKKIRKFDFELIYSDDSEPGGTDHPGIEINTLGSEEHRVFLDGGLLGFKTDKVFDYRMNDTDNGMDVAALRVKRRLDRMFDGRIRLGVSYRLNRGFNPGSLAFMEVDTSDASRTTGELYEYGATFERAQFMGGDIQFDAAENLIIDLEYLHGSAWIETFSGSKSKAVLQTVAEEDTLAGRISRFTETSAVGGRDFDLDSSNRMWLGLQWDKGFFGAKWRLSMEYQDHDLDALAMSAMETPPHHNIENSVTIWRGEFNSAGFHFPLLGLAADTKIAFEFHNFSYADDAPWESQFWFDTRNLWLENGEHQVSYHRMTLLGGRDAFVWHPDLTFHLEQDHKVDLIYEGTFSAEGFDGKPKYLETILQLRGFIYEDWRLSCETRIAKYDDPVLELKESYHCSYLELAYQPADGITLALSYGVDPYVVDGVTNRYDKIGRDQYLFNQNANGATAESNFLGLRRIIERAEQALEDERRIQLEGILNF
- a CDS encoding alpha amylase N-terminal ig-like domain-containing protein encodes the protein MAASRISRLNSGNRSLYSEWSGFFWPGKILWGFLLGAAAVALLGFAIGSSQAVDITFHYQPVNAGADVFLAGTFNNWSPTANKMTDDNGDGVFEYTMDLAPGRYEYKFVVNGTWYEDLSAGEFVDDTHGGRNSILNVGEDGIIAPPQVSPAGTITTPAGADAGAGHPVTFTYTPMVPTDNIFLAGTFNNWSPTAMRMTDADGNNVYEYTLNLEPGRYEYKFVVNGTWYEDQKAGEFADDGLGGKNSILNVGEGGVIPSAGGSMGGAMGEGSSAPAPEGVFQVAFSYTPDKTPQKVFIAGSFNDWSATSNPMADPEGDGTYSINLVLPGGTHKYKFVVDGVWLHDPKAVEQVDDGFGGRNSVIHIDESFKKIDLKKGDGKIFTDGITHSFSLSERNMISNQEVLFRARAYTGDVESVSLAWRADGEWTRVPMERLSGDTAFDYYETMLSSDQDLKPFHYAFVYVDGKTELWLGPDGFAKNGSSMAGFAFDPATVERLRIPLWVRDGVFYQIFPERFYNGDKSNDPDFKEWYYEGKTSLPRVGLFDGEYYHLVKDWYDVGGLKKSPYRSDGNPDWYSFYGGDIAGVMEKIPYLQDLGITIIYFNPVFQARSSHKYDTIDYMTVDPHFADEALFKKFVQKAHAAGIRIIIDVVFNHTGDAHWAFQDIVKNGPESKYWNWYEWKKWPLPDPRPADFRAENYYACWWNYGSLPDLNFDLSLPNPDENSVVDIEKATPNWPMINYLLESTRYWFSTLDIDGVRLDVPNEAPLWFWKLFAAEVRKAKPDSYIIAELWGDASGWISPDMVDATMNYRFFKDPVMKWIGKGEGSAAAFDRELAPGRSVYAPQSQQIMMNLIDSHDTVRFLTDAGKDIRRLMLAAVFQMTYVGTPHIYYGDEVAMEGNKDPDCRRPFYWKYAEEGRRVILRDHYQKLIKIRRNLPVLRRGSFSTILAEGQTLAYLRSDPDALILVVLNNADKMIEVSIPLGGIDRIKTGATFENLMGGGTLKMDGSILKVKVDPISGTIFKLMP